The following coding sequences are from one Chitinophagaceae bacterium window:
- a CDS encoding LptE family protein: MGWKICKFLICLLLILSHTQCGIYSLTGASISSDVKTISIPPFYNNAALGPSYMNILFTERLKSYFQQNTSLTVISENGDLNMEGSIENYTLAPIAPSAATGQNTVGFSSQNRITITISVSYTNTKDEAFNFTNKSFSFFQDFDPNTQSLTQNEERYLRDIFDKIILDIFNSTIANW; the protein is encoded by the coding sequence ATGGGTTGGAAGATATGTAAGTTTTTAATATGCCTACTGCTCATTTTATCGCATACACAATGCGGTATTTACTCCCTCACAGGAGCTTCTATCTCTTCAGATGTAAAGACCATCTCCATACCACCCTTTTATAACAATGCAGCTCTCGGTCCTTCGTATATGAATATACTTTTTACCGAAAGATTAAAATCCTATTTTCAACAAAACACCTCTCTGACCGTTATATCTGAAAATGGTGATCTCAATATGGAAGGAAGCATAGAAAATTACACTCTTGCCCCCATAGCACCTTCTGCTGCTACAGGGCAAAACACCGTAGGATTCTCCTCACAAAACCGAATTACCATTACCATAAGCGTCAGTTACACGAATACCAAAGATGAAGCCTTTAATTTTACCAATAAATCCTTTTCTTTCTTCCAAGATTTTGACCCAAACACCCAATCTCTAACACAAAACGAAGAAAGGTATCTACGCGACATCTTTGATAAGATAATACTAGATATATTTAATTCCACCATTGCCAATTGGTAA
- a CDS encoding sigma-54 dependent transcriptional regulator, translating into MREDEIHNTKLRFGIIGNSLQLNNAVRIAIQVAPTDMSVLISGESGTGKESFSKIIHSVSHRKHGAFIAINCGAIPEGTIDSELFGHEKGSFTGAYESRKGYFESANEGTIFLDEIGEMPISTQARLLRVLEYGEFIKVGSSKVQKTNVRVIGATNVDLLNAIEQKKFREDLYYRLNTVNIQIPPLRDRGDDIERLFKKFASDFSEKYQAQPITLSFEAKQVLLKYRFPGNIRQLKNMVEQMSVLETNREIAAERITAYIPYNNSHLPSTLLKVKATGDEINERDILYKILFDMRQDVSDLKKLVFRLLKDSDQRSEILQSNRHLFATEMEPDEKLPSLIERNDAQIVVSSSIKREAKKNTTEDTEAIQETLNIDITEETNDSLSIVKKERELIITALKRNNLKRKDAAKQLGISERNLYRKIKEYGLEDM; encoded by the coding sequence ATGAGAGAAGACGAGATTCACAATACAAAATTACGATTTGGAATTATAGGGAATAGCTTGCAGCTCAATAATGCTGTCCGAATAGCTATCCAAGTGGCACCAACAGATATGAGCGTGCTTATATCAGGCGAAAGTGGAACAGGCAAAGAATCTTTTTCCAAGATAATCCACTCTGTCAGCCATAGGAAACATGGAGCATTTATAGCAATAAATTGCGGAGCGATACCCGAAGGAACTATAGATTCAGAACTCTTTGGGCATGAAAAGGGTTCTTTTACAGGAGCTTACGAATCTCGCAAGGGATATTTTGAATCCGCAAATGAGGGAACTATATTTTTAGATGAAATAGGGGAAATGCCGATAAGCACTCAAGCCCGCCTATTAAGAGTATTAGAATACGGAGAATTTATCAAAGTAGGGTCTTCAAAAGTGCAAAAAACAAACGTACGAGTCATTGGAGCTACGAATGTGGACCTGCTGAATGCCATTGAACAAAAGAAGTTTCGAGAAGACCTCTATTACCGTCTCAACACAGTCAATATACAAATTCCTCCCCTGAGAGATAGAGGCGATGATATAGAGAGGTTATTTAAAAAATTTGCATCGGATTTTTCGGAAAAATACCAAGCACAACCCATAACTCTCTCGTTTGAGGCAAAACAGGTCCTTCTTAAATATAGATTTCCAGGGAATATCCGCCAACTCAAAAATATGGTAGAGCAAATGTCTGTATTAGAAACAAACAGAGAAATCGCGGCAGAAAGAATAACCGCTTATATTCCTTATAATAATTCTCATCTTCCATCTACACTGCTTAAAGTGAAAGCAACGGGGGATGAAATAAATGAAAGGGACATTCTCTATAAAATTCTCTTTGATATGAGGCAAGATGTGTCCGATTTAAAAAAATTAGTGTTCAGGTTATTAAAAGATTCTGACCAAAGAAGCGAGATTTTACAAAGCAATAGGCATCTATTTGCAACAGAAATGGAACCCGATGAGAAATTACCATCACTTATAGAAAGAAACGATGCCCAAATAGTAGTATCCTCCTCCATTAAAAGAGAAGCGAAAAAAAATACCACAGAAGATACCGAAGCAATACAAGAAACATTAAATATAGATATAACAGAAGAAACCAACGATTCTCTTTCCATTGTAAAAAAAGAAAGAGAACTTATTATAACAGCTCTCAAACGGAATAACTTAAAAAGAAAAGATGCCGCTAAACAACTGGGAATCTCGGAGAGAAACCTCTACCGCAAAATTAAAGAATATGGGTTGGAAGATATGTAA